A genomic segment from Burkholderia plantarii encodes:
- a CDS encoding ABC transporter permease, giving the protein MTVQDYLAANWPELLQLTLQHIYLVGIAVGCAIVAGVPLGVVISRHEWLAPPVLGIATVILTLPSIALFGLMIPIFSRFGQGIGAVPAITAVFLYSLLPIMRNTYLALRNVDAGIKEAGLGIGMTSWQRLRLVELPLAVPVILGGVRTAVVMNIGVMTIAAVIGAGGLGSLIVRAIGQSSMMKLLVGAVLVSVLAIVADLLLQALQRALTPKGVQKT; this is encoded by the coding sequence ATGACCGTCCAAGACTACCTGGCCGCCAACTGGCCCGAACTGCTCCAGCTCACGCTGCAGCACATCTATCTCGTCGGCATCGCGGTGGGCTGCGCGATCGTCGCCGGCGTGCCGCTCGGCGTCGTGATCAGCCGCCACGAATGGCTCGCGCCGCCGGTGCTCGGTATCGCCACCGTGATCCTCACGCTGCCCTCGATCGCGCTGTTCGGGCTGATGATCCCGATCTTCTCGCGCTTCGGGCAGGGCATCGGCGCGGTGCCGGCGATCACCGCCGTGTTCCTCTATTCGCTGCTGCCGATCATGCGCAACACCTATCTGGCGCTGCGCAACGTCGACGCCGGCATCAAGGAGGCCGGCCTCGGCATCGGCATGACGTCGTGGCAGCGGCTGCGGCTCGTGGAGCTGCCGCTCGCGGTGCCGGTGATCCTCGGCGGCGTGCGCACGGCGGTGGTGATGAATATCGGCGTGATGACCATCGCGGCCGTGATCGGCGCGGGCGGGCTCGGCTCGCTGATCGTCCGCGCGATCGGACAGAGCAGCATGATGAAGCTGCTGGTGGGCGCGGTGCTCGTGAGCGTGCTCGCGATCGTCGCGGATCTGCTGTTGCAGGCGCTGCAGCGCGCGTTGACACCGAAGGGAGTGCAGAAGACATGA
- the cyoA gene encoding ubiquinol oxidase subunit II translates to MNRKAFRSFLLLLGAGLLVCLSGCSYDLLDPKGSVGVAEKGLIWTSTWVMLIVVIPVIVLTLLFAWRYRESNRNATYAPKWSHSNAVEVVVWTIPTLIILYLGILTWKSTHELDPYKPLASNVKPINVEVVALDWKWLFIYPDLGIASVNQLAIPVGTPVNFRITSDSVMNSFFIPQLGTQVYAMAGMQTRLHLIADEAGDFAGLSANYSGRGFSDMKFRTLATSQGDFDAWVQKVRASSQRLDMNEYASVAKPSEKDPVRFFSTVDPRLFNNIVGKYNNGHVMEFNDASCSTTKG, encoded by the coding sequence ATGAATAGAAAGGCTTTTAGAAGCTTCTTGCTTTTATTGGGCGCCGGGTTGCTTGTCTGTCTATCCGGTTGCAGCTACGACCTGCTGGATCCGAAGGGCAGCGTCGGTGTGGCCGAGAAAGGACTGATCTGGACTTCGACGTGGGTGATGCTGATCGTGGTCATCCCCGTGATCGTGCTGACGCTGCTGTTCGCGTGGCGCTATCGCGAGTCCAACCGCAACGCGACGTATGCGCCGAAATGGTCGCATTCGAACGCAGTCGAGGTCGTCGTCTGGACGATTCCGACGCTGATCATCCTGTACCTTGGCATCCTCACCTGGAAATCGACGCACGAGCTTGACCCGTACAAGCCGCTTGCCTCGAACGTGAAGCCGATCAACGTCGAAGTCGTTGCGCTCGACTGGAAATGGCTGTTCATCTACCCGGATCTGGGTATCGCATCGGTGAACCAGCTCGCGATTCCGGTCGGCACGCCGGTGAATTTCCGCATCACGTCCGATTCGGTGATGAATTCGTTCTTCATCCCGCAGCTCGGCACGCAGGTGTACGCGATGGCCGGCATGCAGACGCGTCTGCACCTGATCGCCGACGAAGCGGGCGATTTCGCCGGCCTGTCCGCGAACTACAGCGGCCGCGGCTTCTCGGACATGAAGTTCCGTACGCTCGCCACGTCGCAGGGTGACTTCGATGCATGGGTGCAGAAGGTCCGCGCCTCGTCGCAGCGCCTCGACATGAACGAGTACGCGAGCGTCGCGAAGCCAAGCGAAAAGGATCCGGTGCGTTTCTTCTCGACCGTCGATCCGCGCCTGTTCAATAACATCGTTGGCAAGTACAACAACGGCCACGTCATGGAATTCAATGACGCGTCGTGCAGTACGACGAAGGGGTAA
- a CDS encoding complex I subunit 4 family protein gives MQSVPFLSLAIWTPIVFGVAVLRIGSDRYPHRARWLALVGAIVGLLLTVPLVTGFDAHNAAVQFTEYKPWLAAFGSAWRMGVDGLSLWLVVLSAFTTLVIVIASWESVTTRVAQYHGSFLILSGLMIGVFTSLDGMLFFIFFEATLIPLFVLIGTWGHANRSYAAIKFFFISFAGSLLMLAAMLYLFGLTHTFDMAVWQHTRLGFAPQLLVFLGFFAAFAVKVPMWPVHTWLQDVYTDGPTGAAVSLGMIKIGGYGFLRFALPITPDAAHYLAPVMIGLSLIAVVYASLLALAQKDMAKMLAYSSVAHMGLVTLGVFLFNQMSITGAIVQMISYGFVAGAMFLCVGALYDRTRTRAIAEYSGVVNTMPRLALFAVLFAMANVGLPGTSGFVGEFLVIMGAVRVNFWIGAIAALTLILSAAYTLWMLKRVIFGAIKHDRVGKLIDLSRRESIVFAALAVIVLAIGIYPKPFTDVIDPAAANIVAQLERAKPADDGAGAAPTASTISVQTDARIPRTPT, from the coding sequence ATGCAATCTGTACCATTCCTGAGCCTCGCGATCTGGACGCCGATCGTGTTCGGCGTGGCCGTCCTGCGCATCGGATCGGATCGTTATCCGCATCGGGCTCGGTGGCTCGCGCTGGTGGGCGCGATCGTCGGCCTGCTGCTGACGGTGCCGCTCGTCACCGGTTTCGACGCGCACAACGCGGCGGTGCAGTTCACCGAATACAAGCCGTGGCTCGCGGCGTTCGGTTCGGCATGGCGGATGGGCGTGGACGGGCTGTCGCTGTGGCTGGTGGTGCTGTCGGCGTTCACCACGCTGGTGATCGTGATCGCCTCGTGGGAATCGGTCACGACACGCGTGGCGCAATACCACGGCTCGTTCCTGATCCTGTCGGGGTTGATGATCGGCGTGTTTACCTCGCTCGACGGGATGCTGTTCTTCATCTTCTTCGAGGCCACGCTGATCCCGCTGTTCGTGCTGATCGGCACCTGGGGCCACGCGAACCGCTCGTACGCGGCGATCAAGTTCTTCTTCATCTCGTTCGCCGGCTCGCTGCTGATGCTGGCCGCGATGCTGTACCTGTTCGGCCTCACGCACACCTTCGACATGGCCGTCTGGCAGCACACCCGGCTCGGCTTCGCGCCGCAGCTGCTGGTGTTCCTCGGCTTCTTCGCGGCATTCGCGGTCAAGGTGCCGATGTGGCCGGTCCACACCTGGCTGCAGGACGTCTACACCGACGGCCCGACCGGCGCCGCGGTGTCGCTGGGGATGATCAAGATCGGCGGCTACGGCTTCCTGCGCTTCGCGCTGCCGATCACGCCCGACGCGGCCCACTACCTGGCGCCCGTGATGATCGGCCTGTCGCTGATCGCGGTGGTCTACGCGAGCCTGCTGGCGCTGGCGCAAAAGGACATGGCCAAGATGCTGGCCTACTCGTCGGTCGCGCACATGGGCCTCGTCACGCTCGGCGTGTTCCTGTTCAACCAGATGAGCATCACCGGCGCGATCGTGCAGATGATCTCCTACGGTTTCGTGGCCGGCGCGATGTTCCTCTGCGTCGGCGCGCTCTACGATCGCACCCGGACCCGCGCGATCGCCGAATACAGCGGCGTGGTCAACACCATGCCGCGCCTCGCGCTGTTCGCCGTGCTGTTCGCGATGGCCAACGTCGGCCTGCCGGGCACCTCGGGCTTCGTCGGCGAATTCCTCGTGATCATGGGCGCCGTGCGCGTGAACTTCTGGATCGGCGCGATCGCCGCGCTTACCCTGATCCTGAGCGCCGCCTACACGCTCTGGATGCTCAAGCGCGTGATCTTCGGCGCGATCAAGCACGATCGCGTCGGCAAACTGATCGATCTGAGCCGTCGCGAGTCGATCGTGTTCGCGGCATTGGCCGTGATCGTGCTCGCAATCGGTATTTATCCGAAGCCGTTCACCGACGTGATCGACCCGGCCGCCGCCAATATCGTCGCGCAGCTCGAGCGCGCGAAGCCGGCGGACGACGGGGCGGGCGCCGCGCCGACGGCTTCCACGATCAGCGTTCAGACCGATGCGCGCATCCCGCGCACACCGACCTGA
- a CDS encoding betaine/proline/choline family ABC transporter ATP-binding protein (Members of the family are the ATP-binding subunit of ABC transporters for substrates such as betaine, L-proline or other amino acids, choline, carnitine, etc. The substrate specificity is best determined from the substrate-binding subunit, rather than this subunit, as it interacts with the permease subunit and not with substrate directly.), whose amino-acid sequence MIELDQLTKTFSQKDGQPVRAVDSVSLTVPEGEICVFLGPSGCGKTTTLKMINRLITPTSGRVLIGGEDTTSLNEVDLRRRIGYVIQQIGLFPNMTIEENITVVPRLLGWDRKRCKERATELMSMVALDPKLYLKRYPRELSGGQQQRIGVVRALAADPPVLLMDEPFGAVDPINRESIQNEFFQMQRQLKKTVIMVSHDIDEAIKLGDRVAVFRRGKLVQYDHPDTLLAHPRDEFVGQFVGQDSTLKRLLLVKAGDAAAQPPTARADTPLAEAFSIMDDNDSRYLTVVDDARHALGFVARRVARGATGTCGERLSEFPATVSSEDNLRIVLSKMYQYRSSWMPVLDGDGAYLGEVTQDSIADYLSSGRSRQQTGQPPRIVTA is encoded by the coding sequence ATGATCGAACTCGACCAACTGACGAAGACCTTCTCGCAGAAAGACGGCCAGCCGGTGCGCGCCGTCGATTCCGTGAGCCTGACCGTGCCGGAAGGCGAAATCTGCGTGTTTCTCGGCCCCTCGGGCTGCGGCAAGACCACCACGCTGAAGATGATCAACCGGCTGATCACGCCGACCTCCGGGCGCGTGCTGATCGGCGGCGAGGACACCACCAGCCTGAACGAAGTGGACCTGCGCCGCCGCATCGGCTACGTGATCCAGCAGATCGGCCTGTTCCCGAACATGACGATCGAGGAAAACATCACGGTGGTGCCGCGCCTGCTCGGCTGGGACAGGAAGCGCTGCAAGGAGCGCGCGACCGAGCTGATGTCGATGGTGGCGCTCGATCCGAAGCTGTACCTGAAGCGCTATCCGCGCGAGCTGTCGGGCGGCCAGCAGCAGCGCATCGGCGTGGTGCGCGCGCTGGCGGCCGATCCGCCGGTGCTGCTGATGGACGAGCCGTTCGGCGCGGTCGATCCGATCAACCGCGAATCGATCCAGAACGAGTTCTTCCAGATGCAGCGGCAGCTGAAGAAGACCGTGATCATGGTGAGCCACGACATCGACGAGGCGATCAAGCTCGGCGACCGCGTGGCCGTGTTCCGGCGCGGCAAGCTGGTGCAGTACGACCATCCCGACACGCTGCTCGCGCATCCGCGCGACGAGTTCGTGGGCCAGTTCGTGGGCCAGGACAGCACGCTCAAGCGCCTGCTGCTCGTGAAGGCCGGCGACGCGGCCGCGCAGCCGCCCACCGCGCGCGCCGACACGCCGCTCGCCGAGGCGTTCTCGATCATGGACGACAACGACAGCCGCTACCTGACCGTGGTGGACGACGCGCGGCACGCGCTCGGCTTCGTCGCGCGGCGTGTCGCGCGCGGCGCGACGGGCACCTGCGGCGAGCGGCTCAGCGAGTTTCCGGCCACCGTCTCGTCGGAGGACAACCTGCGGATCGTGCTGTCGAAGATGTATCAGTACCGCTCGTCGTGGATGCCGGTGCTTGACGGCGACGGCGCCTATCTCGGCGAGGTCACGCAGGATTCGATCGCCGACTATCTGAGCTCGGGCCGTTCGCGCCAGCAGACCGGCCAGCCGCCGCGCATCGTGACGGCGTAG
- the cyoB gene encoding cytochrome o ubiquinol oxidase subunit I — protein MFGKLTLDSIPYHEPILVITALGVGIVGALVLGLVTYFGKWKYLWTEWLTSVDHKRLGVMYIAVALVMLLRGFADAIMMRTQLAFAYDAPGYLPPHHYDQIFTAHGVIMIFFMAMAFMVGLMNLVVPLQIGARDVAFPFLNSLSFWMTAVGAVLLMISLFIGEFAQTGWLAYPPLSELAYSPGVGVDYYIWALQISGVGTLLTGVNFFVTIIKMRAPGMTLMKMPVFTWTALCTNVLIMAAFPILTVTLALLGLDRYLGMHFFTNDGGGNVMMYLNLIWAWGHPEVYILILPAFGVFSEVVATYAKKPLFGYKTMVYATCAIMVLSFLVWLHHFFTMGSGADVNAFFGIATMIIAIPTGVKIFNWLFTIYRGRLEFSAPILWTLGFMVTFTVGGMTGVMMAIPGADFVLHNSLFLIAHFHNVIIGGVLFGYLAGFNYWFPKVFGFKLNEKLGKRAFWFWQFGFIFAFTPLYVLGFMGVTRRLNHYDNPAWHPWMQIALFGAVLVLIGIVHQLLQLYVSIRDRNLPGNRDLTGDPWNGHTLEWATSSPPASYNFAIIPTIHELDEVSYRKERGLGFGLEKGQQYEDIHMPSNTSAGFFIGMFSLVLGFAGVWHIWWLAILGFVGIVATAIIYSSQKNEGYYIPADTVRKIEEQRGGARVAVPRPAEVELEAN, from the coding sequence ATGTTCGGAAAACTTACACTCGACTCGATCCCGTATCACGAGCCAATCCTCGTGATCACGGCGCTCGGCGTCGGCATCGTCGGGGCGCTCGTGCTGGGCCTCGTCACTTACTTCGGTAAGTGGAAATATCTCTGGACCGAGTGGCTGACGAGCGTCGACCACAAGCGTCTTGGCGTGATGTACATCGCCGTTGCCCTCGTCATGCTGCTGCGCGGCTTCGCCGACGCGATCATGATGCGTACCCAGCTCGCGTTCGCGTATGACGCGCCGGGCTACCTGCCGCCGCACCACTACGACCAGATCTTCACCGCGCACGGCGTCATCATGATCTTCTTCATGGCGATGGCGTTCATGGTGGGCCTGATGAACCTGGTGGTGCCGCTGCAGATCGGCGCGCGCGACGTGGCGTTCCCGTTCCTGAACTCGCTGTCGTTCTGGATGACGGCGGTGGGCGCGGTGCTGCTGATGATCTCGCTGTTCATCGGTGAATTCGCGCAGACCGGCTGGCTCGCGTATCCGCCGCTCTCGGAGCTTGCATACAGTCCAGGGGTGGGGGTCGACTACTACATCTGGGCGCTGCAGATCTCCGGGGTGGGCACGCTGCTGACCGGCGTGAACTTCTTCGTGACGATCATCAAGATGCGCGCGCCCGGCATGACGCTGATGAAGATGCCGGTGTTCACGTGGACGGCGCTCTGCACCAACGTGCTGATCATGGCGGCGTTCCCGATCCTGACCGTCACGCTCGCGCTGCTCGGCCTCGACCGTTATCTGGGGATGCACTTCTTCACGAATGACGGCGGCGGCAACGTCATGATGTACCTGAACCTGATCTGGGCCTGGGGTCACCCCGAGGTGTACATCCTGATCCTGCCGGCGTTCGGCGTGTTCTCGGAAGTCGTGGCGACCTACGCGAAGAAGCCGCTGTTCGGCTACAAGACGATGGTCTACGCAACCTGCGCGATCATGGTCCTGTCGTTCCTCGTGTGGCTGCACCACTTCTTCACGATGGGCTCGGGCGCCGACGTCAACGCGTTCTTCGGCATCGCCACGATGATCATCGCGATCCCGACCGGCGTGAAGATCTTCAACTGGCTGTTCACGATCTACCGTGGCCGCCTGGAATTCAGCGCGCCGATCCTCTGGACGCTGGGCTTCATGGTCACGTTCACGGTGGGCGGCATGACCGGCGTGATGATGGCGATCCCGGGCGCGGACTTCGTGCTGCACAACAGCCTGTTCCTGATCGCCCACTTCCACAACGTGATCATCGGCGGCGTGCTGTTCGGCTACCTGGCTGGCTTCAACTACTGGTTCCCGAAGGTGTTCGGCTTCAAGCTCAACGAGAAGCTCGGCAAGCGCGCGTTCTGGTTCTGGCAGTTCGGCTTCATCTTCGCCTTCACGCCGCTGTACGTGCTCGGCTTCATGGGCGTGACGCGTCGTCTGAACCACTACGACAACCCCGCATGGCATCCGTGGATGCAGATCGCGCTGTTCGGCGCGGTGCTGGTGCTGATCGGCATCGTCCACCAGCTGCTGCAGCTGTACGTGTCGATCCGCGACCGCAACCTGCCGGGCAACCGTGACCTGACGGGCGATCCGTGGAACGGCCACACGCTCGAGTGGGCGACGTCCTCGCCGCCGGCTTCGTACAACTTCGCGATCATCCCGACGATCCACGAGCTCGACGAAGTGTCGTATCGCAAGGAACGCGGCCTCGGCTTCGGTCTCGAGAAGGGCCAGCAGTACGAGGACATCCACATGCCCTCGAACACGAGCGCGGGCTTCTTCATCGGCATGTTCTCGCTGGTGCTCGGCTTTGCCGGCGTCTGGCACATCTGGTGGCTGGCCATCCTCGGCTTCGTCGGCATCGTTGCGACCGCGATCATCTACAGCTCGCAGAAGAACGAGGGCTACTACATTCCGGCCGACACGGTGCGGAAGATCGAAGAGCAGCGTGGCGGCGCGCGCGTCGCGGTACCGCGTCCTGCTGAAGTGGAACTGGAGGCCAACTGA
- a CDS encoding AraC family transcriptional regulator ligand-binding domain-containing protein, translated as MGNKDGLGLRRPTIPVAYPRLLLQVFDECGLDAREVRAGTGLRDEVLAQPDARVAPSQWARLVLNAIRLTGDEGLGFALGLRLRPSAHGFLGYATLTAPDLRTALAVNARYFRTRNRQYTLTYAEHGDGATLTLAGVQASPVLRHHTMFEFVLTGIAQSLPLLTGPRASGGTPPLELRFAWPQPPWFARYRERLPPVRFDCDAHALWVAREALDWPLAIADEVAHRQALAQVERDYAAVRHDEGDWVERVRAELVHGADGYPDPDALARRLHVSTRTLRRRLDEAGAGYRALLDDARHRDARQLLRASDLDLKTIAARLQFSDPANFTRAFRKWAGMTPSAYRRGA; from the coding sequence ATGGGAAACAAGGACGGCCTCGGGCTGCGGCGGCCGACGATTCCGGTGGCCTACCCGCGCCTGCTGCTGCAGGTGTTCGACGAATGCGGGCTCGACGCGCGCGAGGTGCGCGCCGGCACCGGCCTGCGCGACGAGGTGCTGGCACAGCCCGACGCGCGGGTCGCGCCGTCGCAATGGGCGCGGCTGGTGCTGAACGCGATCCGGCTGACCGGCGACGAGGGGCTCGGCTTCGCGCTCGGGCTGCGGCTGCGGCCGTCGGCGCACGGCTTCCTCGGCTACGCCACGCTCACCGCGCCCGACCTGCGCACCGCGCTGGCCGTCAACGCGCGCTACTTCCGCACCCGCAACCGGCAATACACGCTGACCTACGCCGAGCACGGCGACGGCGCGACGCTGACGCTCGCCGGCGTGCAGGCGAGCCCGGTGCTGCGCCATCACACCATGTTCGAGTTCGTGTTGACCGGCATCGCGCAGAGCCTGCCGCTGCTGACCGGCCCGCGCGCGAGCGGCGGCACGCCGCCGCTCGAACTGCGTTTCGCGTGGCCGCAGCCGCCCTGGTTCGCGCGCTATCGCGAGCGCCTGCCGCCGGTGCGCTTCGATTGCGACGCGCACGCGCTGTGGGTGGCGCGCGAGGCACTCGACTGGCCGCTCGCGATCGCCGACGAGGTCGCGCACCGCCAGGCGCTCGCGCAGGTCGAGCGCGATTACGCGGCGGTGCGCCACGACGAGGGTGACTGGGTCGAGCGCGTGCGCGCGGAGCTGGTACACGGCGCCGACGGCTATCCGGACCCGGACGCGCTCGCGCGCCGCCTCCATGTGTCCACGCGCACGCTGCGGCGCCGGCTCGACGAGGCCGGCGCCGGCTATCGCGCGCTGCTCGACGACGCACGCCACCGCGATGCGCGGCAGCTGCTGCGCGCCTCCGACCTCGACCTGAAGACGATCGCCGCGCGCCTGCAGTTCAGCGACCCGGCGAACTTCACGCGCGCGTTCCGCAAGTGGGCCGGCATGACGCCGAGCGCTTACCGGCGCGGCGCCTGA
- a CDS encoding NADPH-dependent 2,4-dienoyl-CoA reductase: MTTPFPHLLAPLDLGFTTLRNRVLMGSMHTGLEDSRKTLPRLADYFAERARGGVGLIVTGGFAPNLAGWTKPFGGTLATGAAARRHRAIADAVHAEGGRIALQILHTGRYGYHPLAVAPSRIKSPISPFTPRALSAAGVERQIRAFVRCAALAREAGYDGVEIMGSEGYLINQFLSLHTNRRDDAWGGSYENRMRFPVEIVERTREAVGRDFIIIYRLSMLDLIPAGSDWDETVRLAKAVERAGATLINTGIGWHEARVPTIATSVPRGAFAWVTRKMKGEVGIPLVTTNRINRPELAEQILADGAADMVSMARPFLADPEFVSKAASGRADEINVCIGCNQACLDHAFRNRIASCLVNPRACHETLLNFAPAARAKRIAVVGAGPAGLSCATQLARRGHQVELFDAADEIGGQFNLAKRIPGKEEFHETLRYFARQIELSGVTLRLARRVDADQLIAGGYDEIVLATGVAPRDPRIAGGDGPNVLGYADVLSGRRPVGARVAVVGAGGIGFDVAEYLVHAGTSPSLDAAAWRAEWGVTDPALARGGIAPARVAPPARQVTLLQRKPAPLGKGLGKTTGWIHRATLKMKAVEMVGGVNYERIDASGLHVTFGEKRERPTLIEADTIVLCAGQESRRDLHAPLLAAGLAVHLIGGAELAAELDAKRAIEQGAWLAARL, encoded by the coding sequence ATGACCACTCCGTTCCCGCATCTGCTCGCGCCGCTCGATCTGGGCTTCACCACGCTGCGTAACCGCGTGCTGATGGGCTCCATGCATACCGGCCTCGAGGACAGCCGCAAGACGCTGCCGCGGCTCGCCGACTATTTCGCCGAACGCGCGCGCGGCGGCGTCGGGCTGATCGTCACCGGCGGCTTCGCGCCGAACCTGGCCGGCTGGACCAAGCCGTTCGGCGGCACGCTGGCCACCGGCGCCGCGGCGCGCCGCCATCGCGCGATCGCCGACGCGGTCCACGCGGAAGGCGGCAGGATCGCGCTGCAGATCCTCCATACCGGCCGCTACGGCTATCACCCGCTCGCGGTCGCGCCGTCGCGCATCAAGTCGCCGATTTCGCCGTTCACGCCACGCGCGCTGTCGGCGGCCGGCGTCGAACGGCAGATCCGCGCGTTCGTGCGCTGCGCGGCGCTGGCCCGCGAGGCCGGCTACGACGGCGTCGAGATCATGGGTTCCGAGGGCTACCTGATCAACCAGTTCCTCTCGCTGCACACCAACCGGCGCGACGACGCCTGGGGCGGCAGCTACGAGAACCGCATGCGCTTCCCGGTGGAGATCGTCGAGCGCACGCGCGAGGCGGTCGGCCGCGACTTCATCATCATCTACCGGCTGTCGATGCTGGACCTGATCCCGGCCGGCAGCGACTGGGACGAGACGGTGCGGCTCGCGAAGGCCGTCGAGCGCGCGGGCGCGACGCTGATCAACACCGGCATCGGCTGGCACGAGGCGCGCGTGCCGACCATCGCCACCTCGGTGCCGCGCGGCGCGTTCGCCTGGGTCACGCGCAAGATGAAGGGCGAGGTCGGCATTCCGCTGGTCACCACCAACCGCATCAACCGGCCGGAGCTGGCCGAGCAGATCCTCGCGGACGGCGCGGCCGACATGGTGTCGATGGCGCGGCCGTTCCTGGCCGACCCCGAGTTCGTGAGCAAGGCGGCGAGCGGGCGCGCCGACGAGATCAACGTCTGCATCGGCTGCAACCAGGCCTGCCTCGACCACGCGTTCAGGAATCGCATCGCCTCGTGCCTCGTCAATCCGCGCGCCTGCCACGAGACGCTGCTGAACTTCGCGCCGGCCGCGCGCGCGAAGCGCATCGCGGTGGTGGGCGCGGGGCCGGCCGGGCTTTCCTGCGCGACGCAGCTGGCGCGGCGCGGGCACCAGGTCGAGCTGTTCGACGCGGCCGACGAGATCGGCGGCCAGTTCAATCTGGCCAAGCGGATTCCCGGCAAGGAGGAGTTCCACGAGACGCTGCGCTACTTCGCGCGGCAGATCGAGCTGAGCGGCGTGACGCTGCGGCTGGCCCGGCGCGTGGACGCCGACCAGCTGATCGCCGGCGGCTACGACGAGATCGTGCTGGCCACCGGCGTGGCGCCGCGCGACCCGCGCATCGCCGGCGGCGACGGCCCGAACGTGCTCGGCTATGCCGACGTGCTGAGCGGCCGGCGGCCGGTGGGCGCGCGCGTCGCGGTGGTGGGGGCGGGCGGGATCGGCTTCGACGTGGCCGAGTACCTGGTCCACGCCGGCACCTCGCCGTCGCTCGACGCGGCCGCGTGGCGGGCCGAGTGGGGCGTGACCGACCCGGCGCTCGCGCGCGGCGGCATCGCGCCGGCGCGCGTGGCGCCGCCGGCACGGCAGGTGACGCTGCTGCAGCGCAAGCCGGCGCCGCTCGGCAAGGGGCTCGGCAAGACCACCGGCTGGATCCACCGCGCGACGCTGAAGATGAAGGCGGTGGAGATGGTCGGCGGCGTCAACTACGAGCGTATCGACGCGAGCGGGCTGCATGTGACGTTCGGCGAGAAGCGTGAGCGGCCGACACTGATCGAAGCCGACACGATCGTGCTGTGCGCCGGGCAGGAGTCGCGCCGCGACCTGCACGCACCGCTGCTGGCTGCCGGCCTCGCCGTGCATCTGATCGGCGGCGCCGAGCTGGCGGCCGAACTCGACGCGAAACGCGCGATCGAGCAGGGCGCCTGGCTGGCCGCGCGGCTCTGA
- a CDS encoding glycine betaine ABC transporter substrate-binding protein yields MSFAKLARAARATLARRFAAAVALVPLVSLASFGALASAPAAAQSLTVGGKNFTEQYVLAEITSQYLRSRGYTIETRTGLGSVLLRSAFVNGQVDVMWDYTGTAALVYDKIKDKLSPEAMYQRVKEIDGRQGLVWLDASPLNNTYALALPAEAAKQTGIRTISQLAAKIASDPKGTRHTFGMDAEFANRPDGLKPLEAAYHLHFRRSETKQMDAGLVYTALHNNQLTIGLVYTTDGRVRGFGIVPLEDDLHFFPPYNATPVVRAEVLARNPKLATQLNALSAALDNDVMLDMNKRVDIDGASVQQVAADFLRTHPLP; encoded by the coding sequence ATGAGTTTCGCGAAACTCGCCCGGGCCGCCCGCGCCACGCTGGCGCGCCGCTTCGCGGCGGCCGTCGCGCTGGTGCCGCTCGTCTCGCTGGCCTCGTTCGGCGCGCTCGCGAGCGCGCCGGCCGCGGCGCAGTCGTTGACGGTGGGCGGCAAGAACTTCACCGAGCAGTACGTGCTGGCCGAGATCACCTCGCAGTACCTGCGCTCGCGCGGCTACACCATCGAGACCCGCACGGGCCTCGGCAGCGTGCTGCTGCGCAGCGCGTTCGTGAACGGCCAGGTCGACGTGATGTGGGATTACACGGGCACCGCCGCGCTCGTCTACGACAAGATCAAGGACAAGCTCTCGCCCGAGGCGATGTACCAGCGGGTCAAGGAGATCGACGGCAGGCAGGGCCTGGTGTGGCTCGACGCATCGCCGCTCAACAACACCTACGCGCTGGCGCTGCCGGCCGAGGCCGCGAAGCAGACCGGCATCCGCACCATCTCGCAGCTGGCCGCGAAGATCGCGAGCGACCCGAAGGGGACCCGCCACACGTTCGGGATGGACGCGGAATTCGCCAATCGCCCGGACGGCCTGAAGCCGCTCGAAGCGGCCTATCACCTGCATTTCCGCCGCTCGGAGACGAAGCAGATGGATGCGGGGCTGGTCTACACGGCGCTGCACAACAACCAGCTGACGATCGGCCTCGTCTACACCACCGACGGCCGCGTGCGCGGTTTCGGCATCGTGCCGCTCGAGGACGACCTGCACTTCTTCCCGCCCTACAACGCCACGCCGGTGGTGCGCGCGGAAGTGCTCGCGCGCAATCCGAAGCTCGCCACGCAGCTGAACGCGCTGTCGGCCGCGCTCGACAACGACGTGATGCTCGACATGAACAAGCGCGTCGACATCGACGGGGCCTCGGTGCAGCAGGTGGCCGCGGATTTCCTGCGCACGCACCCCTTACCGTGA